From a single Mycosarcoma maydis chromosome 14, whole genome shotgun sequence genomic region:
- a CDS encoding uncharacterized protein (related to SRM1 nucleotide exchange factor), with translation MSKSDLPQWGRVLVAGGIDWPTLGRKATKSGPPLTVNPDHPDLPAPHILRSVSNVRMKRVFSSHSSCHAVLLSVDGNAYIIGRNEQGQCGLPIRPIPASSKPSGPAVWDAYLLDHATDFSPALPTGANGQIVYAACGRSHTLLLTASGSVYSAGLNTSGQCGHPESQTVPIFTRIETAPFIKERDAIVAASCGLTFSMLLTQSGKVYTMGSSEKGQLGNGRTGEHFTSSNRLAFNTFSEPFLVKQLADKKIVHIACGQQHTIALDDQGFVYVWGFGGYGRLGLGSQQDQLVPTLVPQFARENVVMRAKAIYAGPTNSAVVDGQSMFWLAGKWKTSGDGSAGQGFMTFKYLPDMMGVKVTNVGLGGVTLLCTAIEEPSLSGDHGATMNICWGQNANCGELGLGEGKPRSATKPLRCETLDGIAIIDIAAAQNTTFYLARNMGERYGELPRWPEVVPSQEVCMVCGKEEGEGGDDNALLECEKCENPWHLHCLQPKLTEIPEGEWHCPNCQPPAPQTDTNGNSSNNSNNSNKRGNEDDDEQASQTKKRRA, from the coding sequence ATGTCTAAATCTGACCTTCCTCAGTGGGGCAGAGTCCTCGTCGCCGGCGGTATCGACTGGCCAACATTGGGCCGAAAAGCCACAAAGAGCGGTCCACCCCTCACTGTCAATCCTGATCATCCAGATCTACCAGCTCCACACATTTTGCGGTCCGTGTCCAATGTCCGCATGAAGCGCGTCTTCTCCTCACATTCGTCCTGTCACGCGGTGCTTTTATCGGTCGATGGCAATGCCTACATTATCGGTCGAAACGAGCAAGGCCAATGTGGACTTCCTATCCGCCCAATTCCGGCATCTTCCAAACCGTCCGGTCCGGCTGTATGGGACGCCTATCTTCTGGACCATGCTACCGACTTTTCACCCGCTCTTCCCACTGGTGCCAACGGCCAGATCGTCTATGCAGCGTGCGGTCGCTCCCATACACTCCTTCTCACCGCTTCTGGCTCCGTCTACTCGGCCGGCCTCAACACGTCCGGCCAGTGTGGTCATCCAGAATCTCAAACCGTACCCATCTTTACGCGCATCGAGACTGCGCCATTCATCAAGGAGCGCGACGCAATCGTCGCCGCCTCGTGCGGCCTCACCTTTTCCATGCTCCTTACCCAATCCGGTAAAGTCTACACTATGGGCAGCTCAGAAAAAGGCCAGCTTGGCAATGGCCGTACGGGTGAGCACTTTACTTCGAGCAACCGGCTTGCATTCAACACGTTTTCAGAGCCGTTCCTCGTCAAGCAGTTAGCAGACAAGAAGATTGTCCACATTGCGTGTGGACAGCAGCACACGatcgcgctcgacgaccaagGCTTTGTCTACGTCTGGGGTTTTGGTGGATATGGCCGTCTGGGTCTAGGCTCGCAGCAGGATCAACTTGTGCCAACGCTAGTGCCGCAGTTTGCGCGTGAGAATGTCGTCATGCGCGCCAAAGCCATCTATGCGGGTCCGACCAACTCtgcggtggtggatggaCAGAGTATGTTCTGGCTCGCTGGTAAATGGAAGACGTCCGGTGACGGATCGGCAGGACAAGGCTTCATGACGTTCAAGTACCTTCCTGACATGATGGGCGTCAAGGTCACCAACGTAGGTCTCGGTGGAGTAACGCTGCTATGCACGGCGATCGAAGAGCCTTCGCTTTCAGGCGACCATGGCGCAACGATGAACATCTGCTGGGGTCAAAATGCAAACTGCGGTGAGCTGGGTCTAGGTGAAGGCAAGCCACGCTCAGCGACCAAACCGCTTCGTTgcgagacgctcgatggtatcgccatcatcgacatTGCCGCAGCGCAAAACACGACGTTCTACCTTGCGAGAAACATGGGCGAACGATACGGCGAACTTCCAAGATGGCCTGAAGTGGTGCCCAGCCAAGAGGTATGCATGGTGTGTGGCAAGGAGGAGGGAGAAGGTGGAGACGACAATGCGCTGTTGGAATGTGAAAAGTGCGAAAACCCGTGGCATTTGCACTGCCTGCAGCCCAAGCTCACGGAGATCCCCGAAGGCGAATGGCACTGCCCCAACTGTCAACCGCCAGCGCCTCAGACAGACACCAAtggcaacagcagcaacaacagcaacaacagcaacaagaGGGGCaatgaggacgacgacgagcaagcgtCACAAACCAAGAAGCGAAGGGCGTAG